One genomic segment of Impatiens glandulifera chromosome 6, dImpGla2.1, whole genome shotgun sequence includes these proteins:
- the LOC124941225 gene encoding probable E3 ubiquitin-protein ligase RHA4A produces MMGFNPSPSPSHLYPEELQLKLYQAFIFSIPILISIILLLLLYLFYLKRRTSNSPLPILDNLQPSSLQLPVSNLKSAKLETVSFDQVLTTTDSMCCVCLGEFEMEEVLHQIPACRHVFHGDCIRLWLLSNTTCPLCRCFIAPRRCRTPKLDLNSPSSSVVIQVEEFDL; encoded by the exons ATGATGGGTTTTAATCCAAGTCCAAGTCCTTCTCACTTATACCCTGAAGAACTTCAGCTCAAATTATACCAAGCCTTCATCTTCTCCATACCTATTTTGATTTCAATCATTCTTCTACTCTTGCTTTACTTGTTCTATCTCAAGAGAAGAACTTCTAATTCCCCTCTTCCAATTCTTGATAATCTTCAACCTTCTTCCCTGCAACTGCCGGTGTCAAATCTCAAATCCGCCAAGCTTGAGACTGTCTCGTTTGATCAAGTGTTGACTACTACTGATTCAAT GTGTTGTGTTTGCTTAGGAGAATTCGAGATGGAGGAGGTGCTGCATCAGATTCCGGCATGCAGACATGTGTTTCATGGTGATTGTATACGTCTTTGGCTACTATCTAATACCACTTGCCCGCTTTGTAGATGTTTCATTGCGCCTAGACGGTGTCGAACTCCCAAACTCGACCTTAATTCTCCTTCTTCTTCGGTGGTGATTCAAGTAGAAGAATTTGACTTATAA
- the LOC124942614 gene encoding 30S ribosomal protein S6 alpha, chloroplastic: MAASSMASILPISSSSSSFPLSTRTFVVLPTKPLSLTHHRKPNLNISINAQTLDFAGTFFERGGFGGGGDDDDPPIAQGSAISAVEEEEPKLCPPGYRQYETMAVLRPDMSEDERLNLTQKYEELLVAGGGMYVEVFNRGVIPLAYGIKKKNKAGETNTYLDGIYLLFSYYTKPEAIEPLESVLKPDDDIIRSSSFKIRKRKY, translated from the exons ATGGCGGCCTCTTCTATGGCCTCAATTCTCCCCATTTCAtcgtcttcatcttctttcccTCTGAGCACCCGCACCTTCGTAGTTCTCCCTACAAAACCCCTTTCCTTAACCCATCATCGCAAGCCGAATCTAAACATATCTATCAATGCCCAAACCCTAGATTTCGCCGGTACATTCTTCGAAAGAGGTGGATTCGGCGGAGGAGGAGATGACGACGACCCACCAATTGCTCAAGGATCAGCAATTTCCGCCGTAGAAGAAGAGGAACCCAAGTTATGTCCCCCAGGTTATCGTCAGTACGAAACCATGGCCGTCTTAAGGCCAGACATGTCAGAAGACGAACGCCTTAACCTAACTCAGAAGTATGAAGAG TTGTTAGTTGCAGGAGGAGGAATGTATGTAGAAGTGTTCAACAGAGGAGTGATTCCACTTGCCTATGGGattaagaagaaaaacaaaGCAGGAGAAACCAACACTTATCTAGATGGAATATACCTCCTGTTCTCATATTACACCAAGCCTGAGGCAATTGAACCTTTGGAGTCTGTTCTGAAACCAGATGATGATATCATAAGATCTTCAAGTTTCAAGATTAGGAAGAGAAAATACTGA